A single region of the Plantactinospora soyae genome encodes:
- a CDS encoding PspC domain-containing protein: MTDDAAATRGTPGPEGGPDRADSPGRTTGPDRADDHPTPAAEHPTAPGEPAGPTGPADGPPAPAAGPDWTPPPGPTGTPPPEAGGTPPSAGSGGTPPPGAGWTPPPGPGDMPPGFGFTQRYGLVRPSEGRYLAGVCAAIGRATNSDPILWRVLLAVLGFFGGIGILVYLAAWLIIPSEGDTASPVESMLGRGRSSMSPVTVLVLGILVALMFGFIVTDAFRAVLLGAAVLICGALLLHRDPNRAGSGWQPGAGGPPPPTGPPVGYPGQPYPGQPYTGQPYSGQPYPPATPGAGHPGWYAPAAPATAPSGSVGQPVPAPPPPPAWPTGYAPTPAAPPAPPLGVPPTPTGYRPPFAPHGPYATAGTRPAPVPPRKTKQPKRPRERSSLGAATFSMIFVAIGLVAILDLSNLVRVMPSTYFAAVLVTIALGLLVGAWFGRARWLIALGLVAACALGISTVAESYTKLHSEEDVVWAPASYEVMADRYETRLGSATLDLTRVEFAGRDAKVSVDVDLGEVKVILPPNVDVTVRVDVSAGDAYILGHRYGNFPGSERDVTDYGNDGAGGGRLLLSLEVNAASAEVTR; encoded by the coding sequence ATGACCGACGATGCTGCCGCCACGCGCGGAACGCCTGGTCCGGAAGGCGGCCCCGACCGAGCGGACAGCCCCGGCCGAACCACCGGCCCCGACCGGGCGGACGACCACCCGACTCCGGCGGCCGAACACCCCACCGCACCGGGTGAACCCGCCGGTCCGACCGGACCGGCCGACGGCCCGCCGGCACCGGCAGCCGGACCGGACTGGACGCCACCGCCGGGACCGACGGGAACACCACCACCGGAGGCCGGCGGAACGCCGCCCTCGGCCGGATCCGGCGGAACGCCGCCGCCGGGGGCGGGCTGGACCCCACCACCGGGCCCGGGCGACATGCCGCCGGGATTCGGCTTCACCCAGCGGTACGGACTCGTCCGCCCGAGCGAGGGGCGCTACCTCGCGGGCGTCTGCGCCGCGATCGGACGAGCCACGAACAGCGATCCGATCCTCTGGCGTGTCCTCCTCGCCGTACTGGGCTTCTTCGGTGGGATCGGCATCCTGGTGTACCTCGCCGCGTGGTTGATCATCCCGTCCGAGGGTGACACCGCCTCTCCGGTGGAGTCGATGCTGGGCCGGGGCCGGTCGAGCATGTCCCCGGTCACGGTGCTCGTGCTCGGCATCCTCGTCGCCCTCATGTTCGGTTTCATCGTCACCGACGCCTTCCGGGCGGTCCTGCTCGGTGCGGCGGTGCTGATCTGCGGTGCGCTGCTGCTGCACCGGGACCCGAACCGGGCCGGCTCGGGATGGCAACCGGGGGCCGGTGGTCCACCACCGCCGACAGGCCCGCCGGTCGGCTACCCCGGTCAGCCGTACCCGGGGCAGCCGTATACCGGTCAGCCGTACTCCGGTCAGCCGTACCCGCCCGCCACGCCCGGGGCCGGACACCCCGGCTGGTACGCCCCGGCGGCGCCGGCCACCGCGCCGAGCGGCTCGGTCGGGCAGCCCGTACCGGCGCCACCACCTCCGCCGGCCTGGCCCACCGGGTACGCCCCGACTCCGGCGGCGCCCCCCGCTCCTCCGCTGGGCGTGCCGCCCACTCCCACCGGCTACCGCCCGCCGTTCGCGCCGCACGGCCCGTACGCCACCGCCGGCACCCGGCCCGCGCCCGTACCGCCGCGCAAGACGAAGCAGCCGAAACGGCCCCGCGAGCGGTCCTCGCTGGGCGCCGCCACCTTCTCCATGATCTTCGTGGCGATCGGTCTGGTCGCCATCCTGGACCTGAGCAACCTGGTCCGGGTGATGCCGTCCACCTACTTCGCCGCCGTCCTGGTGACCATCGCCCTCGGGCTGCTGGTCGGCGCCTGGTTCGGCCGGGCCCGCTGGCTCATCGCCCTCGGGCTGGTCGCGGCCTGTGCCCTGGGCATCTCGACGGTCGCCGAGTCCTACACGAAGTTGCACAGCGAGGAGGACGTGGTCTGGGCACCGGCCAGTTACGAGGTGATGGCCGATCGCTACGAGACCCGGTTGGGCAGCGCGACCCTGGACCTCACCCGGGTGGAGTTCGCCGGCCGTGACGCCAAGGTGAGCGTGGATGTCGATCTCGGCGAGGTGAAGGTGATCCTGCCGCCGAACGTCGACGTGACCGTACGGGTCGACGTGAGCGCGGGCGACGCGTACATCCTGGGTCACCGGTACGGCAACTTTCCCGGCTCGGAACGGGATGTGACCGACTACGGCAACGACGGGGCCGGCGGCGGCCGGTTACTGCTCTCCCTAGAGGTCAACGCGGCCAGCGCGGAGGTGACACGATGA
- a CDS encoding phage holin family protein: protein MKAHRTDGVSLTFALIFLGVAAWWLFAQLTQLALPAVGWLLASALIVVGGLGLMGALRSSRSARRQTAQPGTTSTTDSSAPSTTLVADAVGTGSADAPTREFDRPTADEPTARLFDRPLDPFDRPTTDLFDRPTPEPLDYGSDRDETSRAAETSGRDDTGTTPSAQTWNRDDTGTTPSAQTFDPDETGPIRDRTYHPGDPDRGDERRP from the coding sequence ATGAAGGCGCATCGTACCGACGGGGTGTCTCTGACATTTGCCCTGATCTTCCTCGGCGTCGCGGCCTGGTGGCTGTTCGCGCAGCTCACCCAGCTCGCGTTGCCGGCGGTCGGCTGGTTGCTCGCCTCGGCCCTGATCGTCGTCGGCGGGCTCGGCCTGATGGGTGCCCTGCGCTCCAGCCGGTCCGCACGACGGCAGACGGCCCAGCCCGGGACCACGTCGACCACGGATTCGTCGGCCCCGTCGACCACGCTGGTGGCCGACGCCGTCGGCACCGGATCGGCCGACGCGCCCACCAGGGAGTTCGATCGGCCCACCGCCGACGAACCGACCGCGAGACTGTTCGACCGGCCCCTCGACCCGTTCGACCGGCCCACCACGGACCTGTTCGACCGGCCCACCCCCGAACCCCTCGACTACGGGTCGGACCGGGACGAGACGTCGCGGGCAGCGGAGACGTCGGGCCGGGACGACACCGGGACGACACCGAGCGCGCAGACGTGGAACCGGGACGACACCGGGACGACACCGAGCGCGCAGACGTTCGACCCGGACGAGACCGGACCGATCCGGGACCGGACCTACCACCCCGGCGACCCCGACCGGGGCGACGAGCGGCGTCCGTGA